One window of Paenibacillus albicereus genomic DNA carries:
- the nirD gene encoding nitrite reductase small subunit NirD → MSRHRVGQAGQIDALGSRIAVVGGEEIALFKLTDGEVLAVENRCPHKGGKLSEGMVCGSAVHCPLHDWRIDLRTGQAQAPDEGSVRTYAADVDADGSVWVEMEERPDDGVWISTGEHADAPAAREAARGAADRSAASAGREGQS, encoded by the coding sequence ATGAGCAGGCACCGGGTAGGCCAGGCCGGACAGATCGACGCGCTCGGCTCGCGCATCGCCGTCGTCGGCGGCGAGGAGATCGCGCTGTTCAAGCTGACGGACGGCGAGGTGCTCGCCGTCGAGAACCGCTGCCCGCACAAGGGCGGCAAGCTGTCGGAGGGCATGGTATGCGGCTCGGCCGTGCACTGCCCGCTGCATGACTGGAGGATCGACCTGCGCACCGGACAGGCGCAGGCGCCCGACGAGGGGTCCGTGCGCACCTACGCGGCGGATGTCGATGCGGACGGCAGCGTCTGGGTCGAGATGGAGGAGCGTCCGGACGACGGCGTATGGATCAGCACGGGAGAGCATGCGGACGCTCCCGCCGCACGGGAGGCCGCGCGCGGCGCGGCGGACCGTTCCGCCGCCTCCGCAGGACGGGAGGGCCAGTCATGA
- the cobA gene encoding uroporphyrinogen-III C-methyltransferase: MKPGLVSIVGAGPGDPELIAVKALRRLQQADVILYDRLVSPQLLEEASPSSRRIYCGKAPGRHAMSQEQINALLVRFASQGLAVVRLKGGDPLVFGRGGEEALELARHGIPWELVPGLTSASGAAAAEGIPLTHRGISASFACVSGTRASAESPEPRWDLLAHGVDTLVVYMGISRLEAIAAELLRHGKPAGTPAAIVERATTPGSRTLVGTLAGLPSLAASAGAASPALIVIGEVVLLRERLQALSAQLESTAG; this comes from the coding sequence ATGAAGCCGGGCCTGGTCTCGATCGTCGGAGCCGGCCCCGGCGATCCCGAGCTGATCGCCGTCAAGGCGCTGCGCCGCCTGCAGCAGGCGGACGTCATCCTGTACGATCGGCTCGTCAGCCCGCAGCTGCTGGAGGAGGCTTCCCCCTCCTCGCGGCGCATCTACTGCGGCAAGGCGCCCGGCCGCCACGCCATGAGCCAGGAGCAGATCAACGCCCTGCTCGTGCGCTTCGCCTCGCAAGGGCTGGCCGTCGTCCGGCTCAAGGGCGGCGATCCGCTCGTCTTCGGACGCGGCGGCGAGGAGGCGCTCGAGCTGGCGCGGCACGGCATCCCGTGGGAGCTCGTGCCCGGCCTCACCTCCGCCTCCGGCGCCGCCGCGGCCGAGGGCATCCCGCTCACCCACCGCGGCATTAGCGCCTCCTTCGCCTGCGTCTCCGGCACGCGGGCGAGCGCGGAATCTCCGGAGCCGCGCTGGGATCTGCTCGCGCATGGCGTCGACACGCTCGTCGTCTACATGGGCATCTCCCGGCTGGAAGCGATCGCAGCCGAGCTGCTCCGCCACGGCAAGCCGGCCGGCACCCCGGCCGCGATCGTGGAGCGCGCCACGACGCCCGGCAGCCGGACGCTCGTCGGCACGCTCGCCGGGCTGCCTTCCTTGGCCGCCTCGGCAGGAGCCGCTAGTCCCGCGCTGATCGTCATCGGCGAGGTCGTGCTCCTCCGCGAGCGGCTGCAGGCGCTCTCCGCCCAGCTCGAATCCACCGCGGGCTAG
- a CDS encoding S1C family serine protease: MKWKTSWPAALAVLLLLAGGAASVAIRLDLPRQAGAEPLLAVLPSGGAGSAGALKEVIFNTQKKVFTIQSDSGLGSGFLYNDRGDLLTNAHVVTGSRTVRVIASDARELTGEVIGIGAELDVAVVRVPELAGSQPLKLERAGRVEVGDPVLAVGSPLGLQSTVTTGIVSGLGRSFAMKPYVYRNLYQISASIAPGNSGGPLVDQRTGAVLGMNSAEMQDGEIGFSIPIADVLGLAEGWSNRPMEELPGVKDDEAETAAGRKTITDYAGYLVSRFYESLSNGDYLYAYSLLGYSWKAQDPYEDFRKGYLPTKNVVIKSLNVTKNGERSATVKAVIEAEEHGQDGASSKRNFEVTYKVGYENDQLKLIDGKGRELDAAGQAAPKKKG; the protein is encoded by the coding sequence ATGAAATGGAAGACGAGCTGGCCGGCGGCCCTTGCCGTCCTGCTGCTGCTGGCGGGCGGAGCGGCCTCGGTGGCGATCCGCCTCGACTTGCCCCGGCAGGCCGGAGCGGAGCCGCTGCTGGCCGTCCTCCCGAGCGGAGGAGCGGGCAGCGCCGGCGCTTTGAAGGAAGTCATTTTCAACACGCAAAAAAAAGTGTTCACGATCCAGAGCGACAGCGGCCTCGGCTCGGGCTTCCTGTACAACGACCGCGGCGACCTGCTGACGAACGCTCATGTCGTGACAGGCTCGCGCACGGTGCGGGTCATCGCCTCCGATGCCAGGGAGCTGACCGGGGAAGTCATCGGGATCGGGGCCGAGCTCGACGTCGCGGTCGTGCGCGTGCCGGAGCTGGCCGGCTCCCAGCCGCTCAAGCTGGAGCGGGCCGGGCGGGTCGAGGTCGGCGATCCGGTGCTGGCCGTCGGCAGCCCGCTCGGCCTGCAAAGCACGGTCACGACCGGCATCGTCAGCGGCCTCGGCCGCAGCTTCGCGATGAAGCCGTACGTGTACCGCAATCTGTATCAAATCTCGGCGTCGATCGCGCCGGGCAACAGCGGCGGTCCGCTCGTCGACCAGCGCACCGGAGCGGTGCTCGGCATGAACTCGGCGGAAATGCAGGACGGAGAGATCGGCTTCAGCATCCCGATCGCGGACGTGCTCGGCCTCGCCGAGGGCTGGTCGAACCGTCCCATGGAGGAGCTGCCCGGCGTCAAGGACGACGAGGCCGAGACGGCTGCGGGCCGGAAGACGATTACGGACTATGCGGGCTACCTCGTGTCCCGATTCTACGAAAGCTTGAGCAACGGCGATTACCTGTATGCCTATTCGCTGCTCGGCTACAGCTGGAAGGCGCAGGACCCGTACGAGGACTTCCGCAAAGGCTACCTGCCGACGAAAAACGTCGTCATCAAGAGCCTGAACGTGACCAAGAACGGCGAGCGCAGCGCGACCGTCAAGGCGGTCATCGAGGCCGAGGAGCATGGACAGGACGGCGCGAGTTCCAAGCGCAACTTCGAGGTGACGTACAAGGTCGGCTACGAGAACGACCAGCTCAAGCTGATCGACGGCAAGGGCAGGGAGCTTGATGCGGCAGGCCAGGCGGCTCCGAAAAAGAAAGGCTGA
- a CDS encoding zinc ribbon domain-containing protein, which yields MSSGPESTDRESGGGFRTACPYCGFKTLDDEASFCSRCGKPLHTAALLVRRRERVEWLEQIQEIGTAPSGAAPDARELMERMREDERLDQGEDGSDGEAQPAYAQPERPAAGWRLALRRTRRQWLPPALALLIGCAAVAGVLFRELQLNERAEEWQRQAYREALAGRYPQAEQLLEQAAETRPSGAGLLRDLDIARQARRLDDQVKEAARLLESGRLEQAEGELRQVQAAVANRQERVFDPVRGRIGDEAARLAVKQVSEELDGLGSVAELADRLQRLRGLQDAGASQLRQRILDLIVETGSAKAESLLRGRDYSAALAAVAEAREHAGAVEPLKELEERIGRERENYEQQERQRLDAARQIAYDEQLRNRTAAVAVRNVKVSRDEQGRAVVSGEVESKATRGIHSVQLEYKLLDAEGRGVGTITAGTEPGVSIEPGGKASFRGVGTMLPGNLSAVITKATWYIE from the coding sequence ATGAGCAGTGGACCGGAATCGACAGATCGGGAATCGGGCGGGGGATTCCGCACCGCATGCCCTTATTGCGGCTTCAAGACGCTGGACGACGAGGCCAGCTTCTGCAGCCGCTGCGGCAAGCCGCTGCATACGGCGGCTCTGCTCGTGCGGCGCCGCGAGCGGGTAGAATGGCTGGAGCAGATTCAAGAAATCGGGACCGCCCCGTCCGGAGCCGCCCCGGACGCGCGCGAGCTGATGGAGCGCATGCGCGAGGACGAGCGGCTGGATCAAGGAGAGGATGGCTCCGACGGAGAGGCGCAGCCCGCCTATGCGCAGCCCGAGCGGCCGGCTGCCGGCTGGCGGCTGGCGCTGCGCCGCACGCGCAGGCAGTGGCTGCCGCCCGCGCTCGCGCTGCTGATCGGCTGCGCGGCCGTCGCAGGCGTGCTCTTCCGCGAGCTGCAGCTCAACGAGCGGGCCGAGGAGTGGCAGCGGCAGGCTTATCGCGAAGCGCTTGCCGGGCGCTATCCGCAAGCGGAGCAGCTGCTGGAGCAGGCCGCGGAGACACGGCCTTCCGGAGCGGGGCTGCTTCGCGATCTCGACATCGCCCGGCAGGCCCGGCGGCTTGACGATCAGGTCAAGGAAGCGGCCAGGCTATTGGAGAGCGGCCGGCTGGAGCAGGCCGAAGGCGAGCTCAGGCAAGTGCAGGCGGCGGTCGCGAACCGCCAGGAGCGCGTATTCGATCCTGTCCGCGGCCGCATCGGCGACGAGGCGGCCCGGCTCGCCGTCAAGCAGGTATCGGAGGAGCTGGACGGGCTCGGCAGCGTAGCGGAGCTCGCGGATCGGCTGCAGCGCCTGCGCGGGCTGCAGGATGCCGGCGCCTCGCAGCTGCGGCAGCGCATCCTCGACCTCATCGTCGAGACCGGCTCGGCCAAGGCCGAATCGCTGCTGCGCGGGCGCGACTACTCCGCTGCGCTCGCGGCCGTCGCGGAGGCGCGGGAGCATGCCGGTGCGGTCGAGCCGCTCAAGGAGCTGGAGGAGCGAATCGGACGCGAGCGGGAAAATTACGAGCAGCAGGAGCGGCAGCGTCTGGATGCGGCCCGCCAGATCGCATACGACGAGCAGTTGCGCAACCGTACCGCCGCCGTGGCGGTGAGGAACGTCAAGGTCAGCCGCGACGAGCAGGGCAGGGCCGTCGTATCCGGCGAAGTCGAGAGCAAGGCGACGCGGGGCATCCATTCCGTGCAGCTCGAATACAAGCTGCTCGATGCCGAAGGCCGCGGCGTCGGAACGATTACGGCCGGCACGGAGCCGGGCGTGTCGATCGAGCCGGGAGGCAAGGCGTCCTTCCGGGGCGTCGGAACGATGCTCCCGGGCAATCTGTCCGCCGTCATTACGAAGGCGACATGGTACATTGAGTAG
- the galU gene encoding UTP--glucose-1-phosphate uridylyltransferase GalU: MTHIRKAIIPAGGLGTRFLPATKAQPKEMMPLIDKPAIQYIVEEAVASGIESIMIVSGRNKRAIEDHFDKSVELEAELEERGNEEMLELVRGISKLADIVYVRQREPLGLGHAVLCARSFIGSEPFAVLLGDDILRSKQPCLGEMMNYYRDTGSSVISVMEVPWEQTHKYGIVDLEGDGLFPRIRNLVEKPAPGEAPSNWAVVGRYVLDPAVFRLLERAEPGKGGEIQLTDSLQKLNSVLPMHAYKFQGRRHDVGDKLGFVQATIDMALERDDLADAVRDYMRSKLHPEPAAT, encoded by the coding sequence TTGACGCATATCCGCAAAGCCATTATTCCAGCCGGCGGGCTGGGCACGCGCTTCCTTCCGGCGACCAAGGCGCAGCCGAAGGAAATGATGCCGCTGATCGACAAGCCGGCGATCCAATACATTGTCGAGGAGGCGGTCGCCTCCGGCATCGAGAGCATCATGATCGTGAGCGGACGCAACAAGCGGGCGATCGAGGATCACTTCGACAAGTCCGTGGAGCTGGAGGCCGAGCTGGAGGAGCGCGGCAACGAGGAGATGCTGGAGCTCGTGCGCGGCATCTCCAAGCTGGCCGACATCGTCTACGTGCGCCAGCGCGAGCCGCTCGGCCTTGGCCATGCGGTGCTGTGCGCGCGCAGCTTCATCGGCAGCGAGCCGTTCGCGGTGCTGCTCGGCGACGACATCCTGCGCTCCAAGCAGCCTTGCCTCGGAGAAATGATGAACTACTACCGCGACACCGGCTCCTCGGTCATCTCCGTGATGGAGGTGCCGTGGGAGCAGACGCATAAATACGGCATCGTCGATCTGGAAGGCGACGGCCTGTTCCCCCGCATCCGCAATCTGGTCGAAAAGCCGGCACCCGGAGAAGCGCCGTCCAACTGGGCGGTCGTCGGCCGCTATGTGCTTGACCCGGCCGTGTTCCGCCTGCTGGAGCGGGCCGAGCCCGGCAAGGGCGGCGAGATCCAGCTGACGGACAGCCTGCAGAAGCTGAACTCCGTGCTGCCGATGCACGCCTACAAGTTCCAAGGCCGCCGCCACGATGTCGGCGACAAGCTCGGCTTCGTGCAGGCGACGATCGACATGGCGCTCGAGCGGGACGACCTGGCCGACGCCGTGCGCGACTACATGCGGAGCAAGCTGCATCCGGAGCCTGCCGCGACCTGA
- a CDS encoding secondary thiamine-phosphate synthase enzyme YjbQ — translation MLVTETLRTLRRDEMIDITRQVQSHVQAAGIRSGEVLVYCPHTTAGLTIQENADPDVKHDILLRLDEVYPWEHPRYRHAEGNTAAHLKALTTGTSQLVPIEDGRLSLGRWQGIYFCEFDGPRSREYRIRITGDR, via the coding sequence GTGCTTGTTACCGAAACGCTGCGCACGCTGAGGCGCGACGAGATGATCGACATTACCCGGCAAGTCCAGTCCCATGTCCAGGCCGCCGGCATCCGGAGCGGAGAAGTCCTGGTTTACTGTCCCCATACGACAGCTGGATTAACCATCCAGGAGAATGCCGACCCGGACGTGAAGCATGACATCCTGCTGCGCCTGGACGAGGTCTACCCGTGGGAGCACCCGCGCTATCGCCACGCCGAAGGCAATACGGCCGCCCACTTGAAGGCGCTCACGACGGGCACGAGCCAGCTCGTGCCGATCGAGGACGGACGCCTTTCGCTCGGGCGCTGGCAAGGCATCTACTTCTGCGAGTTCGACGGCCCCAGATCGCGCGAGTACCGCATCCGCATCACCGGCGACCGCTGA
- a CDS encoding methyl-accepting chemotaxis protein: protein MRTGLPLWISCRLTRGRTEDVKEIFEGIAATRAALLQDWAEEYWGHMKRLREQLEQEAGPGGVEALNASIEAACAGESGRGFAVVAGEIRKLSELTRQSTEHVRAIIAGIHGEAERATASMAEGSRAVETGRQLAEAAGAMLMAAASGDGRKGEVAGEIARLMESIAEVSQHNRRISADAERQMLELQRGMAQVQATAGEAEAISGQLEGMVGQFRLTESRVR, encoded by the coding sequence TTGCGGACAGGGCTGCCGCTGTGGATATCCTGCCGCCTGACCCGCGGGCGGACGGAGGACGTGAAGGAAATCTTCGAGGGGATCGCGGCGACTCGGGCGGCGCTGCTGCAGGATTGGGCGGAGGAGTACTGGGGCCATATGAAGCGGCTGCGGGAGCAGCTGGAGCAGGAGGCAGGGCCGGGAGGCGTCGAGGCGCTGAACGCCTCGATCGAGGCGGCCTGCGCGGGCGAGAGCGGCCGCGGCTTTGCGGTCGTCGCCGGCGAGATTCGCAAGCTGTCGGAGCTGACAAGGCAGTCGACCGAGCATGTGCGCGCCATCATCGCAGGCATCCACGGCGAGGCGGAGCGCGCGACGGCCTCCATGGCCGAAGGCAGCCGCGCCGTCGAGACCGGCCGGCAGCTGGCCGAGGCGGCGGGCGCCATGCTCATGGCGGCCGCCTCGGGGGACGGCCGCAAGGGCGAAGTCGCCGGCGAGATCGCGCGGCTGATGGAGAGCATCGCGGAGGTGAGCCAGCACAATCGGCGGATCAGCGCCGACGCGGAGCGGCAGATGCTGGAGCTGCAGCGGGGGATGGCGCAGGTGCAGGCGACCGCCGGCGAGGCCGAGGCGATCTCCGGCCAGCTGGAGGGGATGGTCGGCCAGTTCCGCCTGACCGAGTCGCGCGTGCGCTGA
- a CDS encoding Dps family protein yields the protein MTMTKTNPAETASVHAALNLQLANWSVLYAKLQQYHWLVKGPHFFTLHAKFQELYEDAAARVDELAERVLATGGRPLATMREFLDAATLEEGSGDESAIEMVLNVASDYRTLAQELGHAIADAEHAGDGVTADLLLGIRESIEKHAWMLEAFASA from the coding sequence ATGACCATGACGAAAACGAACCCTGCCGAAACCGCCTCCGTCCACGCCGCGCTCAACCTGCAGCTGGCCAACTGGAGCGTCCTCTACGCCAAGCTCCAGCAGTACCACTGGCTGGTGAAAGGACCGCATTTCTTCACGTTGCATGCCAAATTCCAGGAGCTGTACGAGGATGCGGCGGCCCGTGTCGACGAGCTGGCCGAGCGCGTGCTGGCGACGGGCGGCCGCCCGCTCGCTACGATGCGCGAGTTCCTGGATGCGGCGACGCTGGAGGAAGGCTCCGGCGACGAATCCGCGATCGAGATGGTCCTCAACGTCGCCTCCGACTACCGGACGCTCGCGCAGGAGCTCGGCCATGCGATCGCAGACGCCGAGCATGCGGGCGACGGCGTGACCGCCGATCTGCTGCTCGGCATCCGCGAGAGCATCGAGAAGCACGCCTGGATGCTGGAGGCGTTCGCGTCCGCCTGA
- a CDS encoding TetR/AcrR family transcriptional regulator, with amino-acid sequence MMKEDARVRMLRAAKKLFAKHGFEKTTIRQICEEACANVALVSYHFGGKDGVFAAIFNEYFPDRDIKSLEPGPDPEADLRLLVREMTLFRRREPELIAIIQQEMALRSPRREIIQSHKSLIQVRLRECLERGRAEGRFRFRSLEATQLFVMGALLANPSMIDMNGVPEVERLSVEEIAEHLAAFVVAAVRGLPGGEEV; translated from the coding sequence ATGATGAAGGAAGACGCGCGCGTCCGCATGCTGCGGGCCGCCAAGAAGCTGTTCGCGAAGCATGGCTTCGAGAAGACGACGATTCGCCAGATTTGCGAGGAGGCCTGCGCCAACGTGGCGCTTGTCTCCTATCATTTCGGCGGCAAGGACGGCGTATTCGCCGCGATCTTCAACGAATACTTTCCCGATCGGGACATCAAGTCGCTGGAGCCGGGGCCCGATCCCGAGGCCGATCTGAGGCTTCTCGTCCGGGAGATGACGCTGTTCCGCCGCCGCGAGCCCGAGCTCATCGCCATCATCCAGCAGGAGATGGCGCTCCGCTCCCCGCGCCGGGAGATCATCCAATCCCACAAGTCGCTCATCCAGGTCCGCCTGCGGGAGTGCCTTGAGCGCGGGCGGGCCGAGGGGCGTTTTCGATTCCGCTCGCTCGAGGCGACGCAGCTGTTCGTCATGGGCGCGCTGCTCGCGAATCCGAGCATGATCGACATGAACGGGGTGCCGGAGGTGGAGCGGCTGTCGGTCGAGGAGATCGCCGAGCACTTGGCGGCCTTCGTCGTGGCGGCGGTCCGCGGGCTGCCAGGAGGCGAGGAAGTCTAG
- a CDS encoding YhgE/Pip domain-containing protein, whose amino-acid sequence MNQAFKAFLQRPTTKAGIATALLMQVVFSIIWMTGYSGVSDRIDQLAIAVVSEDRQAGDQLAQQLVQQLPFRMEQADSLAAARQELDEREVQMVVHIPADFTASVSDPQGKASLHYLLNESNPVMIKNVMSSVASQITAEANARAAAQGIQGALAAQGMPQEAAAAAAGSLAQRVEAELESMHVVDGMNNQMVPMMLVLASWVGAMIMALNFFQSGLAIAHSTTKWQRFGAQTSLTVVIAFAVSLVSAGLLTALGGQMESGFLSVWLFMLLVLLSFMLVAQMVLQVLGMAGMFLNIILLSMQLVSSGAMLPRELLPPFYHGIGEWLPATRAVEGMMSLLFGGPSAGPDVLALALTGAAALVVSLAAVALKKGMLPAARPAQQPQAQPEPSVR is encoded by the coding sequence ATGAATCAGGCATTCAAGGCCTTCCTGCAAAGGCCGACGACCAAAGCGGGCATCGCCACCGCGCTGCTCATGCAGGTGGTGTTCTCGATCATCTGGATGACCGGCTACAGCGGCGTGAGCGACCGCATCGACCAGCTGGCGATCGCCGTCGTAAGCGAGGACCGCCAGGCGGGCGACCAGCTGGCGCAGCAGCTCGTGCAGCAGCTTCCGTTCCGGATGGAGCAGGCGGACAGCCTGGCGGCGGCGCGGCAGGAGCTCGACGAGCGCGAGGTGCAGATGGTCGTGCACATCCCGGCGGACTTCACGGCGAGCGTGTCGGATCCGCAGGGCAAGGCTTCGCTGCATTACCTGCTCAACGAGTCCAATCCGGTCATGATTAAAAACGTCATGAGCTCGGTCGCGTCGCAGATTACGGCCGAGGCCAATGCCCGCGCCGCCGCGCAGGGCATCCAGGGCGCGCTGGCCGCCCAAGGCATGCCGCAGGAGGCGGCGGCCGCCGCCGCAGGCAGCCTCGCGCAGCGGGTCGAGGCGGAGCTGGAGTCCATGCACGTCGTAGACGGCATGAACAACCAGATGGTGCCGATGATGCTCGTGCTGGCGTCCTGGGTGGGCGCGATGATTATGGCGCTGAACTTCTTCCAGTCCGGCCTCGCCATCGCCCACTCGACGACGAAGTGGCAGCGCTTCGGGGCGCAGACATCGCTGACGGTCGTCATCGCGTTCGCCGTCTCGCTCGTCTCGGCCGGCTTGCTGACCGCGCTGGGCGGCCAGATGGAGAGCGGCTTCCTGAGCGTGTGGCTGTTCATGCTGCTCGTCCTGCTCAGCTTCATGCTCGTCGCCCAGATGGTGCTGCAGGTGCTCGGCATGGCCGGCATGTTCCTCAACATCATCCTGCTGTCGATGCAGCTGGTGAGCTCCGGCGCGATGCTGCCGAGGGAGCTGCTGCCGCCGTTCTACCATGGCATCGGCGAGTGGCTGCCGGCGACGCGCGCGGTCGAAGGCATGATGAGCCTGCTGTTCGGCGGCCCATCGGCCGGTCCGGACGTGCTGGCGCTGGCGCTGACCGGCGCTGCGGCGCTGGTCGTCAGCCTGGCGGCCGTCGCGCTCAAGAAAGGAATGCTCCCTGCCGCGCGTCCCGCCCAGCAGCCGCAGGCGCAGCCGGAGCCGTCGGTCCGCTGA
- a CDS encoding ribonuclease H-like YkuK family protein, with amino-acid sequence MTKFKRKPEAHDRANRLRFHNVKEQHLSVGDVADRLLRFVAEDPRASYHFAIGTDCQVHPNHTKFITGLVLHRLGRGAWACYRPYVLGRELDSIREKLALETSLSQEMAAHLEEHRVVSRMEELLLPHVYQGAELRTFIDIDAGTEPCLNPTALYVQEMIARVETIGSYVPRVKPEAYCASSYANRYTKRPAKFVM; translated from the coding sequence GTGACGAAGTTCAAACGAAAGCCGGAGGCGCATGACCGGGCCAACCGGCTGCGGTTCCACAACGTCAAGGAGCAGCATCTTTCGGTGGGAGACGTAGCCGACCGCCTGCTGCGCTTTGTCGCGGAGGATCCGCGGGCGAGCTATCACTTCGCGATCGGGACGGATTGCCAGGTGCACCCGAACCATACGAAATTCATCACCGGGCTCGTGCTGCACCGGCTCGGCAGAGGAGCGTGGGCCTGCTATCGGCCGTACGTGCTCGGCCGCGAGCTGGATTCCATCCGCGAGAAGCTGGCGCTGGAGACGTCGCTGTCGCAGGAGATGGCCGCCCATCTGGAGGAGCACCGCGTCGTGTCCCGCATGGAGGAGTTGCTGCTGCCTCATGTCTACCAAGGCGCGGAGCTGCGCACGTTCATCGACATCGATGCCGGCACCGAGCCGTGTCTCAATCCGACGGCGCTGTACGTGCAGGAGATGATCGCCCGGGTGGAGACGATCGGGAGCTATGTGCCGCGCGTCAAGCCGGAGGCCTACTGCGCCTCGAGCTACGCCAACCGCTATACGAAGCGCCCGGCCAAGTTCGTCATGTAG
- a CDS encoding fumarylacetoacetate hydrolase family protein, which translates to MTTPSLQDYSQESIRNIYCIGRNYRLHALELGNEVPKSPMVFTKPTHALVPMDGREVELPGMEGEVHFELEIVLRAGRDWEPGVTADELFDAMALGLDLTLRDVQSRLKDKGHPWLAAKGFLGSSPLGPWLPYPGLEGLRSADFSLLRGAEVAQLGNAADMIFDPDVLAEHIGSRYGLRRGDVIYTGTPAGVAALLDGETLTALWNGDPAGSLQVRLRR; encoded by the coding sequence ATGACGACGCCATCCCTGCAAGACTACAGCCAGGAATCGATCCGCAACATCTACTGCATCGGGCGCAACTATCGCCTGCATGCGCTCGAGCTCGGCAACGAGGTGCCGAAGTCGCCGATGGTGTTCACCAAGCCGACCCATGCGCTCGTCCCGATGGACGGCCGCGAGGTCGAGCTGCCGGGGATGGAGGGCGAGGTGCACTTCGAGCTGGAGATCGTCCTGCGCGCAGGGCGGGACTGGGAGCCGGGCGTGACGGCGGACGAGCTGTTCGACGCGATGGCGCTCGGTCTCGACCTGACGCTGCGCGATGTGCAGAGCCGGCTCAAGGACAAAGGCCATCCGTGGCTGGCGGCCAAAGGCTTCCTCGGCTCGTCGCCGCTCGGCCCGTGGCTCCCCTATCCGGGCCTGGAGGGACTGAGAAGTGCGGACTTCTCCCTGCTGCGAGGAGCGGAGGTCGCCCAGCTCGGCAACGCCGCGGACATGATCTTCGACCCGGACGTGCTGGCCGAGCATATCGGCTCCCGCTACGGGCTGCGCCGGGGCGATGTCATCTATACCGGCACGCCGGCCGGCGTGGCGGCGCTGCTGGACGGAGAGACGCTGACCGCGCTCTGGAACGGCGATCCGGCGGGCTCGCTGCAGGTCAGGCTGCGGCGCTAG
- a CDS encoding ABC transporter C-terminal domain-containing protein codes for MSYQEQKDFEAIDGWIEEAEAKLARVHEGMGESGSDSVRLQQLMAEQAELEARLEELMERWTYLNELSEQIEAQKTKPRS; via the coding sequence ATGTCCTACCAGGAGCAGAAGGACTTCGAAGCGATCGACGGCTGGATCGAGGAGGCCGAGGCCAAGCTCGCCCGCGTGCACGAAGGCATGGGCGAGAGCGGCAGCGACTCCGTGCGCCTGCAGCAGCTGATGGCCGAGCAGGCGGAGCTGGAGGCCCGCCTCGAGGAACTGATGGAGCGCTGGACGTACCTGAACGAGCTGTCCGAGCAGATCGAAGCCCAAAAAACGAAGCCGAGGAGCTGA
- a CDS encoding potassium channel family protein — MFSFIVTSKRLLTAFFHAFKDKEFQGLFFILAVTLLSGTIFYRGVEGWRTIDALYFCVTTLTTVGSSLEPATDFGKAFTIVYVFAGIGIMLGFIRILASHVRFGRSRRKAKGDDAPAADGPDA, encoded by the coding sequence ATGTTTTCCTTTATCGTCACGAGCAAGCGGCTGCTTACCGCCTTTTTCCACGCCTTCAAGGACAAGGAGTTCCAAGGGCTGTTCTTCATCCTCGCCGTGACGCTGCTGTCCGGCACGATATTCTACCGGGGCGTCGAGGGGTGGCGTACGATCGACGCGCTCTACTTCTGCGTGACGACGCTCACGACGGTCGGCTCGAGCCTCGAGCCCGCGACCGACTTCGGCAAGGCGTTCACGATCGTCTATGTGTTCGCCGGCATCGGCATCATGCTCGGCTTCATCCGCATCCTGGCGAGCCATGTGCGCTTCGGGCGCAGCCGCCGCAAGGCCAAGGGCGACGACGCCCCTGCGGCGGACGGTCCCGATGCTTGA